In the Malaclemys terrapin pileata isolate rMalTer1 chromosome 3, rMalTer1.hap1, whole genome shotgun sequence genome, CAACTTAAGTGAGCAAATGCCCATCTTCCCCTGGGTTGTGAAtagctctggggcttaggcaggagatggAGGCAGAAACAAAGACATCTagagaacttttactgcaaaaacttggGTGCCAAGTGAGTTCAGGCACCTACAGGATTCAGCAGGAGTTCTGTGCATTGCATTGATGCCTGactccttttgtgcattcaggTTTAAGTGGCCTCCAGAAGTCTAGCTTTAACTACTGTTAAACTAGATCATATGTGTAACAAACAGCAAGAGGAAAGGAGAGGAGCACAGAGTCACCTATAGTAACACAAAGTTTTCTCCAGTAAAAAAAGAGGTAGACAAAGCCCAAAGGAACATGTGTCCTGCATGAGGAACTTGATTTTAGTGTCAGGAAAGACCAAGCTAGCAAGCCTCAGAAGTGGGCCTTAACCTTCTGCCCCCATTAAAACTCATGCATCAGTCCCAAAATCTCTTATGTATGAAACTAAAGAAGTAGGATAGCCCTTATCAACTGTAGCTAGAATTTGGTGGCAAGGTGAGGGCGTATACTTCCCCCACTCTTTATATAGATGATTATGGGACATCACTCACAACTCAGTCCCATCAATTACGAACAAACATTCAACCTTTCACATAACTAAGCAACTAGAGAAACTTGTACTTTCAAGTATTAGATTCAGATAAACTAGAATGCTGCGTTTGGTTCCATTTCTTCAACTTGCGAAATAAAGAAGTGCTGGCACAGTCTCAACTTCTGGATTCCACTCCTCTGAAGCAAACAAATTTATTATACCTATACATAAATAGTATCTACAAATACACATATACATAGCGCACAATGTGAAGTGAACGGAACAGGTATTTTCAAGACTGGCTCAGCTTTACAACTGACTCAAGTCTCAACTTACCTTTCAAAACTTGCTCTCTGCAGCATATGATCACAATGGTGTAGTAAATGGGACTGGAAACAGGCCAAATGTGGTGCTAATTAAAGGTGAACTCATTCCTGGGCATTGCCTACTTTAAATAGGATAGCTAGAGATTCAGATATGCACCACAGATTTTAGTGTCCCAAATTCACCTTCACAATgaaactgaagtcaacagaatttcTAAAAACACGCAAAAGCTTGTTTGGAAAaccctgtatttttaaaagggtaatgAATTCAAGTCTTATTTTCCTTTACATTTATGGACATAAGATTAATGCTACAGACATTCTGAATCTCATCTGTAAACAAATTGCAGGTTTACATAGCACTAACTaaaaagtttcctttttaaatgaataaCTTTAATGACCATTgccaagtttaaaaataaaatggctcTTCTGATCTCTTAactgttggtggaagagagaaGGGACAATCCCACCTTCCTACAATCCACAATTAGTTACCTCCACTAAGGAAATGAAAATTAATATATAATTTGTCAATTCGTCAGTAAGTGTCTAAGCACAAGGCTTTGTAATGTTGCTATGTGTTGTTTTCAGAAGGATACTCAGGCAGTGGAATGACTGTATAGCATTACCAGCcctatagtgatttttttttctagcttcttAAAATGCTAAAATTCAAGAATCCTATATGTTTCTCATTTCATGGTGCTGTAGTTTTACTAAATAATTTGGTACGGTCTCAAATAACCACACTGAATTCAGACTCTAGTACTTCAACCCCAACTCTATTGCAATACATGGAAAGTTTATAATTTACCTGCTATAAGACTTAGAGCATAATGAActaattcagcagtttctccctGGTCCTCTGTTGGAGTTTGGAAACCATGTTTTAAAAGGAGTTTCAGTTAATCTGGGCTACCCGGGAGTCAGAGCCAAGGATGTTAATCATTGTGGTCACCAGTTCAGAAAGATCGAAGTCATGTTTCCATCCCCAATCCCGCCGGGCATTGCTGTCATCAAAGTTCATTGGCCAACTGTCAGCtacaaggaaggggaaaaaaacccaaagcatGAGATTTATAGCAAAGATCTTTCAACATTTCATAAGCAAGTAACAGAGTAGAGTTTCAAACAGTACAGCAACCCTTCCAGATGTCATCAAGATTGAAACAAGTGACTAAGGAGAACATATATAGGAgacggagggggaaaaaaagggaaatattGTTTGATCCCAGCATCTGGCTTCACCCAGACAAGTTTGATACAGGATCACTGAAATGGAATGAAAAGGCAGGTACTAACCAATGGCTTGCCTGACAGCATCCACATTGTAGGTCACCTGGAGCTCAGGAATATGCTTCTTGACCTCTTGCACCAGCTCCTCAGGAGAGAAGCTCATGGCACTGATGTTGTAAGTCCTCATGCTAAGTGAAGCTGCAGGTGCTTCCATTACAGCTAGCGTAGCCTTCAGGCAGTCATCGATATACATCATTGGGAGGCGTGTGTCTGATTTTAAGTTGCACTGGAATTTGCCATTCTTTATGGCATCATGGAAAATCTGGACTGCATagtctgaagggaaaaaaaagtttttgtacTCTCCCATCTGTATTCatgtgttgtctcttgtcttacacttgGATCGtaagctcattggggcagggactgtctttttgttgttctgtgtttgtacaccaGCATAATGGAGTCCTGGTCTATGACAAGGGCTACTACATGGtatggcaggggagggcaaactacagcccgcaggccggATTCGGCcagtcagggctttcaatccggcctgcgggattgccagctctgtggtgcagcggggctaaagcaggcagagggctccgtgcgctgccctcacctgcaggcactgcccccccgcagctcctttggctgggaatggggaaccacagccaatgggatcttcgggggtggtacctgcaggcaagggcagcgcgcgacagagctgcctgccccaccccaccccgcggatccactgctggacatgctggccacttctgggagtggggtggggccagggcaggcatggaGCCTGCTTTAAAACCATGctgcgtgccgctgccaccctggagctgcttgaggtaagcatcacctggccggagcccacaccacttgcaccctaagccccctcctgcaccctgcaccccttgccctgagccccttcctgcacaccgcacccccccaccctgcactccctcctgcacccccaccccctgccccagccctacattcatggccctgcatacaatttccccatccagatgtggccctcgggccaaaaagtttgcccacccctgtactatggtaatgcaaataaataaatattaaaaattcttttcagaattatagaaatgcagccatctctggggtggaaggtgAAAGATGACTGAGGCACAACTTGGTGCATAGTTGCTGAGGTGAGGAAGGAGGACAGATTACCAACTCATGTCACATAAGCCACCAAGCAGCAACCAGATGTAATGACTTTGGGTCACTGCTGCATGGATTGGCTTTGAACAGTGAAAGGAATTCCTGTTCTGTGGGACTATCCAGCACCCCTCAGATTAATTTCAGCAGAAGTACGATTTGTATTTTCAACTGCATTTCAGGAGTTGTTTAGGTGTTTCTTTACACAACCTTACAGTCCCCTGAAAGTTTCACTTTTTCCCCATGAGACAATCCTTTTTAGAATAGGCTTAAATCAACAAAAATGCCCTCAAATGACTTTCACTGGCCAATATATGCAGGTGCACTCTAAGTTAGACATTGATAGACATGCTGTACAACACAGAGAAAGTGCACAATATTTGGTATTAAAATATGATACAATAGATTTCTTGCCTGTGACTACACCTATATATGATGGCCATTATTCATTTATGTGACTGCATTTTAAAGTGACTGGTTAGTTGTTTCTCGGCAAATGAGGTCACCAGACAATTACACACTGATGTCCCTCTCATCTCTGTTATGTGGAGCATTCAGTTCGCACACTGCAATGTTTTCACCTATAATAGTGAGACATAGAAAAAGAGTTTCCTACCAGTTGTTCCCCCACCAGGCTGAGAGTCAGCAGAGATAATTCCAGGATACCTCAGACATCGGAAGTCTAGCCCATACCTGTAGTGGTAGTACTGTTGAAGAAGGAGACAAGCAAGGCTTTAGACATGAAACTAGGGGATTGCATACTTTGTTGCTTCTATAGACTAAATGCATTGCATACACCAACGGttccttgcatccctccattcccACCTCCCCCACGAAAGCTCCTTTCCTTCTTTATTTCACAGATTCACAACCCCTCCATCACTCTTATGCCAGCAGCTCTGTGCGCACCCACATCCCCTTTCCCCACACAGCTATACCcaatttcttccccccccccccccccccccccgcccatgccATGGACTCTGTGCTACAATCCATTTCCACAAGCCAGGGGCtgtgtgacacccccccacccccgcccatgTCCCGCTTCCTCATGCCATTGGCGCTATATGTCGGAGGTTAAGTGACCTCCATTCCCACATACCAGAGGCATTGTGTGCCCCACCATCATTCCTACCCTTCCCCCCCTCTACCATGTCAGGATATGCAACATATAAACAACAAATATGAATTAAATAAGAACAGTCAGTTATTTTGATTTGATTTAATTCACTCTGATGATCTGTATCCATCCTGATCCCTGGAGTCATTAGAAAATATATTGTAGGAAGACTTTCCTCAGCTCTGTCATGCtggtaactgaggcacagggaggtttaATGATTTTCCTAGGGTCACAAAGAGTCAGTAGCcacactccatgcatctgatgaagtgggttttagcccacaaaagcttatgcccaaataaatttgttagtctctaaggtgccacaagtactcctcgttctttttgctgatacaggctaacatggctaccactcaaACTCAAGCGTTTCTTAACTTCCAACTTCATTCTAATTCCTCACATGAAATTTATACGatttccccaccccaaacccctcaggcAAAGCATCAACAGATGCCTCATACTACTAAGAAAATATGTCCGTAGGAAGAGAAGATAGGAAGAGGAAAGAACACTGCAGTGATCCACCTTCCATCGAGACTAATAATCCGTAACAAAGTTCTTACTTCTCCCATGAGCTCAGCATGAACCTTGGAGACTCCATAGATTGTCCTgggtctctgaatgcagagatcTGGAGTTGGGTTTCGGGGAGAGGTGGGTCCAAAGGCTCCAATTGTGCTAGGGACAAAGAGTCTCAAACTATGCTCGGCTGCAATATCTAGAATGTTGTGCAAACCTGGAACGAACAAACAGAAATGATCAGAATCTAAACAAAATCTCCTCCAACCTCTAAAGGGGTCATGAACTTGAAAGGCTAGTCAAACAGTGCTGTAATCACCTACCAGTAATGTTTACAGCTCTGGCCAAAGGAACATTTGCTTCTCCAACAGCACTGAGTAAAGCACTATAATGAAACAGCCAAGTAATTCGATTGTTCACCACGATCTCACGGAGATTCTTGTAGTCCAAGATATCAGAGTAGATAAAAGGACCTAAAGAAGTGGaccaaataaaaaaattggatgCTAAGACGGAGACTTTGGGACAAAATTCAATAAAAAACACAACTAGAGGCCCAATGAGTTTGCAGGTTCTTGCCCATGTCTTTATTCAGAAATACCTTTCAGTCCACTTTGTGAGTCAGATTTCTGCCTTCTATAGGCAGCAGCCACTAGAGCACTCCCTCTCCCAAAGACTATCACAAAGGCTCTGCAAATTTTTTCCACAGCGTGAGTCACATCTCAATAAGGACACTCTCGTGGACATCTGGTCTTCCACGTGCAATCACATAATATCCTCGTAGCAGCTTCAGCACTTCACAGAcgagtatttaatgtattttgtcTACATTTAGCATCTGAAGACTAGGAGAGCGAACACTGTGTAATTAGCCATATCTGCAGACCACAGGCCAGCTCGGGACCCTCTGTTCTATCAAATATACTCTACCAACTATTGGCATATACCTatagagcagtggtcaccaaccagtcgaTTGCGATCGATGAGTCGAtactagaggatctcccagtcgatcgTGATCTCGGCAGCATAGCGTGGCAgccgctaagacaggctccctgcctaccccagccTCCCACCACTCCCGGAAGGGCGCTCCCTTCGCACACTGCTCCGGCCTGCaagcaccaccacccacagctcccattggccgggaatggggaactgtggccaatgggagctgcggggacgatacttgcagagaggggcagtgcgcggagccacgTGCGGCCCCCACCTCCGCCACCCAGGGCgcgttggccccttctgggagcggcatgAGACTGGGgtagccagggagcctgccttagcagcaaCCACACTGCACCGCCAACTGGGAGCCGCTGGAGGCAAGTGCTGCCCAGCAGGTGGCCGCACCAACCCCCAGTCCCCtcacagagccagcaccccaaacccccgtcatactgccctagcccagagccccctcctgcacctaaactccctcccagagcttgcgcccctcacctcctccttcaccccaaccccctgccccaggctcatcccagagccccctcccacactacgAAATCTTCGGCCCCAGTCCAGAGTCCGCACCCCTTCCcaaaccccagcccagtgaaagtgagtgagggtggggagatggaatgagtggggtggggccacGGGGAAAGGGTGGGGCAGATCCTgagttgcccttaaattcaaaaagtgatcttgggcgtaaaaaggtgTAGACCACTGCTGTAGTGTGAGGTCAGAGACCAGCTTACATAATATTATTCAAATGCCTCTAGACTAGTTCCTTTTAATTTATTGTTTATGGCaaaagggaaggaaaggaggCTAACCAAGTTCCAAGGCACTACTGCCACTATGTGAATCCATACTGGCAATCTTGTATGGATTTCAGCATATACCGCATATAAGAAAGCGATTTCAGTATGGACAAAACGTGGATTTCATTTCCCAGTTGTTATTCTTCTGGGAAAATTTAAATTGCATCAACACTTACGGCAGGAGCAAGAGGGTTAAACCCACTGGAATGAAAGCCAGAGCCAATTTAACTTTAAGATTTATTTTGGTCAGCAAAAATCAGGAGGGAAGAAGAGTGGGAAGAGATATTCAAAATGTGTGTTCGTGTATCTTGCCCCAAGGAAAAATGCTGCCAAGGAAAAACAATTCAATTTCTGGGAAGATTTCACAGAAGTCAGAAGGTAGCACCCAGAACTTTCAAGATCAAAGAAATACTTTGAAAAGTGGTTTCTCTGATTAATTTAAGAggcagaatcccctgggagaataacatgagggggaaaggagtccaagagagctagctgtattttaaagaatccttactgaggttgcaggaacaaaccatcccaatgtgtagaaagaatagtaaatatagcaggcgactagcttggcttaacagtgaaatccttgctgatcttaaacacaaaaaagaagcttacaagaagtggaagattggacaaatgaccagggaggaatataaaaaaattgctcaggcatgcaggagtggaatcaggaaggccaaatcacacttggatttgcagctagcaagagatgttaagagtaacaagaagggtttcttcagaaatgttagcaacaagaagaaagtcaaggaaagtgtgggccccttactgaatgagggaggcaacttagtgacagaggatgtggaaaaagctaatgtactcaatgatttttttgcctgtctccacgaacaaggtcagcttccagactattgcactgggcagcacagtatggggaggaggtgaccagccctctgtggagaaaaaagtggttcaggactatttagaaagcTGGACGAACACAAGTcgatggggccggatgcgctgcatccaagggtgctaaaggagttggcggatgtgattgcagagcattggccattatctttgaaaactcatggctatcgggggaggtcctggatgactggaaaaaggctaatgcagtgcccaaaagggaagaaggaggatccggggaactacaggccagtcagcctcacgtcagtccctggaaaaatcatggagcaggccctcaagaaatcaattctgaagcacttagaggagaggaaagtgatcagttctgcagaaaaggacctaggggttacagcggacgagaagctggatatgagttgacagtgcaCCCTTGTTGCTAAGAcgactaacggcatattgggctgcattagtgggagcattgccagcagatcgaggaatgtgatcattctcctctattcgacattggcgaggcctcatctg is a window encoding:
- the LOC128834373 gene encoding L-threonine 3-dehydrogenase, mitochondrial isoform X2; translated protein: MAIVKNLSRTLSQLLQSPGCGCQTSIVPVRCIGVSPRQVTSDASFHSVSFSETDHPRVLITGGLGQLGVGLAKLLRKRFGKNNVILSDIRKPPDDVFYNGPFIYSDILDYKNLREIVVNNRITWLFHYSALLSAVGEANVPLARAVNITGLHNILDIAAEHSLRLFVPSTIGAFGPTSPRNPTPDLCIQRPRTIYGVSKVHAELMGEYYHYRYGLDFRCLRYPGIISADSQPGGGTTDYAVQIFHDAIKNGKFQCNLKSDTRLPMMYIDDCLKATLAVMEAPAASLSMRTYNISAMSFSPEELVQEVKKHIPELQVTYNVDAVRQAIADSWPMNFDDSNARRDWGWKHDFDLSELVTTMINILGSDSRVAQIN
- the LOC128834373 gene encoding L-threonine 3-dehydrogenase, mitochondrial isoform X1 — its product is MAALWPRLSQHQAYQEAQAARWGRGLGAARAGLIKERRRRARASGPRTIGLQRGGRRPRAEPIVFLREGIFKTKMAIVKNLSRTLSQLLQSPGCGCQTSIVPVRCIGVSPRQVTSDASFHSVSFSETDHPRVLITGGLGQLGVGLAKLLRKRFGKNNVILSDIRKPPDDVFYNGPFIYSDILDYKNLREIVVNNRITWLFHYSALLSAVGEANVPLARAVNITGLHNILDIAAEHSLRLFVPSTIGAFGPTSPRNPTPDLCIQRPRTIYGVSKVHAELMGEYYHYRYGLDFRCLRYPGIISADSQPGGGTTDYAVQIFHDAIKNGKFQCNLKSDTRLPMMYIDDCLKATLAVMEAPAASLSMRTYNISAMSFSPEELVQEVKKHIPELQVTYNVDAVRQAIADSWPMNFDDSNARRDWGWKHDFDLSELVTTMINILGSDSRVAQIN